In Taeniopygia guttata chromosome Z, bTaeGut7.mat, whole genome shotgun sequence, the sequence TGTGGTTCCTCACATCCCGCTCCCTTCTCCATTCTCATCTTCTCAGAGTGGGTTATAGGGGATTAGTGTGTTCTTGGAGTTACTCTTAGATGCCTTGAGCAGTAGCTTATGGACTAGGAGGgctttttgtgttgctttgtagcagaggagagctttgcaggctttttttggcCTGAGCTGTAGGGAAGATCTGGTTCTCTGCACTCTGTGAGTtcacaaaccagcccagggtggctgctATTGTGATGTCAGGGGCCGCATCCCAGGGTTGCCAAGGCAAagttgctgtgcccaggcccggcagggctcagtgagcagagcagctctgtggcacgcTGACTGCAGGCGGAACCTGCTGATCGCCGaggtctctgccagcaggactcgcaggatttttggtttttccccgcAGGCGTTGTCTGGTGAAGACCAGGGCAGCGCTGCTCAGGCCATGGAGagagtgtgtgctgcagtttgcacgGCTTTCTCCGTGGCCTATTCTGGGTACTTTTTCACCCAGCTGGCACGTAAGTGGACGGTTTTGTGCAGTGTGGCATATGGACACCAAAATGCCACCAAGAGGCCTTGAGTTGggtaaagctgctgtcagcagctgcagctaagAAGGGGGTGTCTCTAGCCAGAGGGGCCCGGGCAGCATTTGTAATGTAGCCTGCAGGGGCTCCGCTCCTCCTGTGGCATagcctgtgcccatggggtCTGGAATCTCCTCAGTTTGCTGGCTCAAGCCAGACAACTTGCAAGATAGGAAGAGTGGGAGAGCTTGGCAGGagtccttggaaaagctgtgcactgctctccagcactgagggaaagtccctcagttcaagtcttcttgtctgcattccctcatcccagcatgTGCCTGTGGAACTTGACACTTCCTGAGTGCTAAAAGAGCCATTCCTTCTGGGATGAAATCACAggatcagcttggaaaaggccGCTGAGTtggacatttcagagcagttcttgTATGCTCCTGaacccaggagctgttcctgcgcTGTGTCACCACAGAACTGCCACCATGGCTAAAGGGGACTTGGGTGAAGCTTTGTTGGGGAAGGGTTTTCCGTAACCTCATGGCAATTGCTGCATGCAATCccttcagaaaactgaaatccagggaagagaggagctgtagctcctgctgggtggggtggggcagAAGCTGGAATGCCTGTTGCAGAACCACTGGGACTTTCTCAGTCTCGAGTTTCTATGGGTTGAGAGGCCAAAGGGAACAAAATGTAGACACGAGGCAGTAGTTTGTGCTGTTGCCTTGCTGTGTGACACAAGGGTTGCTGCTGGAGTGATggagtgaaagcagaatgctcTGTCTTTGGTTGCTGACTATTTGGTGggcttgcccagcacaggcagtttccttacagcatctgcttctttttcccttttgtcttgCAGGTCACATCACCCGTGCCTGGAGAGAATCCGCTCCTTGGGTGAGTGGGAAAGGAGCCTTTGGTGTGGGTAGCATTTGACAATTGTGGAGCAAGCTGTGAGCTGGGCCTGGTGCAGtccagtgccagcctggttggatgaatgaaagaacagtccaggctctttgcagcagcagcagcagcagcagcagcagcagcagcagcagcagcagcagcagcagcagcagcagcagcagcagcagcagcagaatctgCAGGAGGAGTTGGATCCTGGGCtgttttctccagctccttttcagagcatttaagcagctgaaagtgGGGTTGCTTGGTGCTTGAAGCCATGATGGAATTTCTCCTGTACAAGAGAGTGCAGTCCCATCTAACTGGCCCATTTGACTTGAGTTTGAACAATTAGaatgccatttctctgcagatgatttctccttagtgcatctggctccagagctgaatAGAGAGgttccctgtccctgacactgctgtctatctgcagagcccaaaacagacctctgagcctcctctggatgcatgtCTTCCTGAAGAAGAGGCCAAAGGGGAGGAAGATTCCCACCAAAGtgcacctgctgccactgcagggcctgagcatccagcatcagtaagtggcagctctggctagtcctgtggctggagcaaagcagagctgcaagtttctgagcagacagcacctgccctgcctggctgaagatgctgaggactggaatctttccagctctcccagagcacttcccccagcctgtgaggCCTGGAGAAGGGGTGTGGAACTTGGACGTTTAGGCATCACTTTCCTACTGTTctgacaggggctgggaattTGTCTCACCAAGAGACAAGAGGTAGCAATAGGATGTCTTTGGATGCTCCTGGGGTACAAGTGAGGCCCTCTGTCCCCAGGGGATGTGCAggctccttgtccccagtgaagagagcagtgcAAAGGTGCAGTTCACAGCCTTGCAGGATATGAGGAGACACAGTCCCCAGGAGGGACCTGGCCCTCCCCACAGAACAGCCAATTCAGCAGctaaaggaacagctgagatgcAGCGGGGCCTGTAGCTGAAGAGACGTAAGGCTCTGAATGACAGGTTCTTTcctgaccctcctgctgctatgtgtgcacagagcacaagggcagcgccagcacctgctccggctgcctctgcacccgaggaagaggctgaagaggaggaaggtgccgATGAACCTGCCCCTGCTGTCAGCCCGcagcctgagcagccagcatcagtaagtgccTGTTTGGGTTAGCAGTGTCTTTGGTGACATTCTGTCCCTCATGTAAAAGCAGGGTTTGGGTTCAGGGCCGTGAGCTGGAGAAGTGggctgcaaaagctgagaggtgaagagccctggatgtggccagcagcatcttcctcagggcttgcatttgaaatgagattggaggggcatctctgccaggcacatttgtgacccaaattaatttcttgtcccagagctccagctcctctgtcgTGGCACCTGcacaagctgcagctgaagaagcctccagtgcccaagctggaaactcaagcaggagcagctcgtgcacctggagcacgactagttcctctggcagcatggagctgctgggagagaggacagaggacaagtgcctggccatgctgagtACGTCCTTTGTGACCCTTGTGTgccgcagcagtgcctggtgtgtgtgtgtgcgtgtgtgagcaagagctgtcccagctcctgttcctcctcagctgagtgccagctcctgaggcctccccacaggagctgttgctgtgctctgaggtggggagggatcgctgggctgctgctcctgcctcggagggcagctgggcctggtttggccttgcctgagcttccctctaggcaaaaggcagagcagagattgtttctggctgagcaggaggctgtgaccgAGCAAATGAGGaggcctccaggagctcctgtggggcccagctcctgtggggcacgGCCAAGGTCatcttcagagctcagcctgtcctaAAAGCTGAGGGACCTCATTCCTAAGGCCCGTCACAGTAGGGtagaacatcagctgctgctcttgagcATCAGAAGGGCCCTGTTTAGGCAAAGTCCTGCTTCAAGCTGGAGATCTTAGCTCTGCTGGAGGCACTTTGCAATATTCTTCCTCTtctggaaagggcagctgttgataAAAATGGATTCCAGAACCCAAGATGCCTTGCATGTTTGCAAGGATTAAATCTTTTGTTGAATGTCCCAGAGTGTTCATTGCCTGAACAGAAAGgttgtgtttgtcctgctgcccttaATGTCTGTAGGCAACAATCACTTCTCTTGCTTACACTTTTCTGTGCCCTGTCTCCTCTGACTGTTTCTTGATGTGCTTCGATTTTAGTTTAGACTTCTAGTTTTGGACAggccatctgtgctgcagggctgcttgtcctgctgctgttgttttatAGGTGGTGGCGGTGTGGTGGTGTTGTTGTTTCCTGAGGGAGGGAGTTGAAAGGGCGCAGTGTCCCAGAgagtggggctgcctttctgatctgctgcagggtgggatctcttttgaagggagcatctttccttgggatttttacagagatgctggtgagcgagggagatcctgaggctaaatacacagaactggaaacaattgGCAGAGGGTGAGTGCAGCCACAGTTCCTTCCATTTACTGTTTGTCCCTGGACTTCTTTCCTCTTGTACTGTGGAGTCCTGCACTTGCAGGGACTAAAggacttcttctttctctgcggctgttttgtttctaggggTTTTGGCACGGTTTGCATGGCAGTGGAGACTGCCACAGGAGAAGAGGTAAGCGTCAAACAGCGCCACTGcttctgcagaactgttttaggacagcatttgatctgtcatgtctggaagagtttgctttgttgctgtgaaaTGGAGAATGCCAGTGGAATGATCAAGCCCCCTAGAGGTTgtccagcagttttgctccatgttttctggcagaaattgaCTTTCTGCTTGCAAGAGGAGTGTGAATGAAAATGGGGATGATAAAGTAAAGCCATGGGGGAAGTCTGTGGGAACGGTGAGTGTTGTTAGAGCTTTGAGGTGGACAGCATAGACCATGTTTCTGCCAGTTCCAAGGCAAAGGCTATCTGGCTTTTTGTCCTGGCAGGTGCCCAAGCAAGCGGTCTGATGCCCAGCCACAAGGCAgcttggcccagcccagctctgtcaccccatCATCACTGTCTCCGTGTTCCCCTGGTGGTTCTGTGCCACCAACTTtggttcatgttttccatgttgttttaggtggccataaagaaaataagtctCCTGGAAGAGAGCAACAGCGAGGTGTGCCTGAATGAAATCCAGATCATGCGTGGCAATAAGAATGCCAATCTTGTGACCTTTGTAGACAGGtgagtggttctgctgttctgccatgAAAGGTCATTCACATCCTGCAAGCCAGAAGTTCAACCACTCCTTTGGtggctggcagaggatggagctgttaATTCCTGCTTCTGGGCTGATTTACAGCgtcctgggaggagattgcaTTGGGGCTGCATTCATCTTTGCTGGCATACCTAGTTTGAAGTGTGCTTTCAAAGACCGGCCTTGGCCCTGTCTCACTGAGCCAACAGCCTCAAAGTTCCTGTCCTCTCTCCacatggtttcatttgttttggcatttgaGTTTTTCCCATGAGTCTCCAGTTCTGACAAAGCGCTGTAGATTGTATCTCCCTTGGCGTGTTGCATTGGTGTGGATACCAAGCAGCCTTTAGACTGCATAGAGTTCAAGCCCTGTAGAGCATTGTGAATGACTATTCCTCCtgtcttcctctgagagagacacaggagcaaGAATCCATCAGGTCATGTAAGTGCACAccttcatctccaggctgttgtttcctcctttcagctacCTGGTGGACGAGGAACTCTGGCTGGTGATGGAATACATGGATGGAGGTTCTTTACACGATGTCATCAGGGAGACTCAtatggcagaaggagagataGCAGCTGTCTCTCGGGAGGTAAGGGATGGCGCTTGTGCTTCCCATGGCTTGGTTGGGACGGCCCTTCCAAATGGGTgataaggagaggagagatttccccttccaagcttcctttctgcatttctcttacGCCTGGCAGTAGCAAGAGCAGATGAAGTGCCTGCCAATATGCCTGCCCTTCTTctagtgtgtttgtgtttgtctCTCTAAAGCCTTGCCTggagcctgtgtgtgctgcattccttccccacaAGAGCAAAGTGGCTGGTGGCACCATGTTGAGCAAGTGGCAAAGACAAAGAGATACTCACAGgactctcacagagctcagcctcaaaGGAGAGCCTTGCACCCCAAGTGGTGTTTGCaaaagcagacactgttgtctggctgcagagagtacaggcgctgcagcagtgcaccttgagtctgtgtttgcagggcactggccagagcaacaattgccctttccctttcaaaagcaaacagccacgcccttagaaaagctctgctgtcctcgtgttggagcagccagctctgctgcctttgccagcagcctggcctgccgtGGCTCCGCATCCCCCAGGAAGTCAGTCTTGCAggtgtgccactgccctgcttgtgGGACGCAATCCACTCAGGCtcgtgtttctttttcctctctcagtgcctgcaaggcctgGATTTCCTTCACTCCAAGCAAGTGATCCACCGAGACGTAAAAAGCCACAACATTCTCCTGGGCTTGGACGGCTCTGTCAAGTTGGGTGGGTGTtgctggccaggctcagccGTGGCGGGCTGcggtgtggggctgcctttgggtgctgccgcttccctggtgcctgtggcagtgcaggctgccctgctgccagcgcagagcacagccacaaggtgcagggagctgtagctgggcagaaggggtcagcagtgcctttggcttgtgtgtgtcccttccccagcaaggcagcagcagtctaaTAGCTTCAGGGGACTAAAAGCCACTGCCTGAAGTCGGGGGCTTTTGCAAAGTGGCCAATTGCgtatttcctcagctgcaggtcCGAGGAATGGCAGCATGCCCCTGGTACAGCTGGATTCCACACTGCCTTCTTAGACATTGATTCAGtggggaattcttttctttgctctcctttttcAAGCTGGCTTGATgtgagtgttttttctcctcagctgattttggccttTCTGCTCAGCTCACCGCTGAGCAGAGCAAACGAAGATCACTTGTTGGGACTACTCACTGGATGGCCCCAGAAATTTTCACAAAGAAGCCCTacggccccaaagtggacatctGGTCCTTTGGCATTGTGGGGATCGAGATGGTGGAAGGAGCACCTCCTTACCTGATGAACACCTCTAGCACGGTACGCTGCAACTCCCCTCAGATGCTCCTGTCACTCTGACTAAATCTActcccattctgctgcctgggaatcTTGCTAACACCTGACAATGATAGGTGCCAGGCTGCATAGTCTCTTATGCTTCTTGCCCAGATTATCCCCTTGGCATTTCATCATGAATAGCACAAGAAAATCACTATGCCTTTTCCTTGATGGAAGCTTTGCCTAAGAGATCAGTGAGCAGCTTTACCTAAGGGAGCAGTGAGCTGCATTTTATGGGTGGAATCCTTGGAAATAGTAAAGTTAGATTAAAGTCTGTCTTCTGCCTCGCCTGTAGagctggtgtcagtgctgagagaagcaaagtgtgctgctgctgatggagttgCTCCTAATTCCATCAGCCAATGAAATCAGGGGTCAAGGCAAGAGCCTTTGCATGTTGGACTGGCTACGGCTGCCTCtggctttgggttcttttagtaggggtaggaaaggtatctccctccctctggcagggagTAAAGAGCCACTGGGGAGTGGAGCTTGTCCAGTGGGGTCTGTGTGAGCAGTTTGGGGTGTGGAGGAGACAGGTGGAGCgtggcatttccttcttctccaggttcagCAGCTGATAATCACCGGGGGCACCCCgaagctgcagaagcccaggcAACAGTCGGCTTGGCTGCGAGACTTTCTGcgctgctgcctggagacggACGAGGACAGGCGCTGGTCTGCCCAGGAACTTCTGCAGGTAAAAGGCAAAGCGGCTGCCGGGTGCGCCGGCCGcccgctgccaggggctcctcgtctgctcaagtccaaggcggcagatgggccctgctcctgagaatctccagtctgggggcttttcaaaggaaaacagaggagaatccTGGCCTGGcatgggttggaaggagcctttccaGGTCGCCTAGACCAAATCCCTTTCAGCTGAAGCCATCTGGGTTAATGGATTCTTGGGATTGGGAACCGTGTTTGGCTCATATTGCAAGGTCCTGGATGTGG encodes:
- the LOC140681806 gene encoding serine/threonine-protein kinase PAK 3-like, whose translation is MLVSEGDPEAKYTELETIGRGGFGTVCMAVETATGEEVAIKKISLLEESNSEVCLNEIQIMRGNKNANLVTFVDSYLVDEELWLVMEYMDGGSLHDVIRETHMAEGEIAAVSRECLQGLDFLHSKQVIHRDVKSHNILLGLDGSVKLADFGLSAQLTAEQSKRRSLVGTTHWMAPEIFTKKPYGPKVDIWSFGIVGIEMVEGAPPYLMNTSSTVQQLIITGGTPKLQKPRQQSAWLRDFLRCCLETDEDRRWSAQELLQHPFVTSAKPTSSLTPLIMATQQFMADRRF